The Listeria welshimeri serovar 6b str. SLCC5334 genome has a window encoding:
- a CDS encoding GNAT family N-acetyltransferase has protein sequence MLHLQKMTNADLEDFLSVAIIDYAKDKVEAGTWAAEEALANSKNSFNKLLYDGITTPNEYLYSIFNDQKIGYLWFHVDEKQTGKNAFIYDFVIFEAFRGKGFGTKTLEALDILAKEMKINKIELHVFAHNKTALGLYNKVGFESTDITMAKYL, from the coding sequence ATCCTACATTTACAAAAAATGACAAATGCTGATTTAGAAGATTTTTTGTCAGTAGCAATTATAGATTACGCCAAAGACAAAGTCGAAGCAGGCACATGGGCAGCGGAAGAAGCTTTAGCAAACTCCAAAAATTCCTTCAATAAATTACTTTATGATGGGATTACTACCCCAAATGAGTATCTTTACAGCATTTTTAATGATCAAAAAATCGGTTATCTCTGGTTCCATGTTGACGAAAAACAAACAGGAAAAAATGCCTTTATTTATGATTTTGTGATTTTTGAAGCATTTCGCGGCAAAGGCTTCGGTACGAAAACTCTAGAAGCTTTAGATATACTAGCCAAAGAAATGAAAATTAATAAAATCGAGCTCCATGTTTTCGCTCACAATAAAACAGCGTTAGGTTTATACAACAAAGTAGGCTTCGAAAGCACTGATATCACAATGGCAAAATATCTATAA
- a CDS encoding DUF6044 family protein gives MWKKHKWLIMAVLLLVIYVAPLFILGGNSHVRIHDNLDSNVTWYKMVLDSGDYTAKVGTANIDQIMNDSVPRDSFDSEFVGIDWLYIIFSTPLAFAMSQLITRVFAFLGLFLWARDYLIKDKKYHVPLYFISLAFALTPFWPSGMLSTLGMPLALWAFLNIRNHKRRTWNVVILTLLPFYSSLILGFCFFLVMVGCIWLYDVFKKKQVNIRFLLSMIYMGLLYMLVNYRFIYAMFLHPEPDSRSEFGLHHLSFYSSIKLSLKNFVNGHTHDQALAGYVILPILLLVLILIILKKEWAKEKLFLWLFGFNLFLSFWYGFWWFDGWNIVKEHVEIMRTFNFSRFHFLQPFLFYGLFALAIVYLIKKGNWWKKLAYLAIVLQLVVVFSNNSEIYYRTGNGSPSINQFYATEQMEEIKNYIGKPQSSYRVGSIGLHPSVSQENGFYTVDGYVNSYPLAYKKAFRKIIAGELDKSPVLKDYYDNWGNRCYLFSAELGKNYDFGKDSKKHIKQLDFNSEAFKAVGGEYLLSAVPIDNASEVGLKYEKAFNNKESYWKIYLYKVKN, from the coding sequence ATGTGGAAAAAGCATAAGTGGCTGATTATGGCAGTATTATTATTGGTAATTTATGTCGCTCCATTGTTTATTCTTGGCGGGAATAGTCATGTGAGAATCCATGATAATTTAGATTCCAATGTGACTTGGTACAAAATGGTTTTGGATAGCGGCGATTACACCGCAAAAGTCGGTACAGCCAATATCGATCAAATAATGAATGATAGTGTCCCGCGTGATTCTTTTGATTCGGAGTTTGTTGGAATTGACTGGCTATATATTATTTTTAGTACACCTTTAGCCTTTGCAATGAGCCAATTGATTACTCGCGTATTTGCATTTTTAGGATTATTTTTATGGGCAAGAGATTATCTTATTAAAGATAAAAAATATCATGTGCCACTTTATTTTATTTCCTTAGCTTTTGCGCTGACACCATTTTGGCCATCAGGCATGCTTAGTACGCTTGGTATGCCCCTTGCTTTATGGGCATTTTTGAACATTAGGAATCATAAGCGGCGTACCTGGAATGTAGTCATACTAACACTGCTTCCGTTTTATTCTAGTTTAATATTAGGGTTTTGCTTCTTTTTGGTAATGGTTGGATGTATTTGGTTGTATGATGTTTTCAAGAAAAAACAAGTAAATATTCGATTTTTATTAAGTATGATTTATATGGGTTTGCTTTATATGCTCGTAAATTATCGATTTATTTACGCTATGTTCCTTCACCCAGAACCGGATTCTAGAAGTGAATTTGGGCTACATCATTTGTCCTTCTATAGTTCAATTAAACTCAGCTTAAAAAACTTTGTAAATGGACATACTCATGATCAGGCGCTTGCGGGATACGTGATTTTACCAATATTACTTCTAGTACTTATTCTAATCATCCTAAAAAAAGAATGGGCTAAAGAAAAACTATTTTTATGGTTGTTTGGCTTTAATTTATTTTTATCATTTTGGTATGGTTTTTGGTGGTTTGATGGCTGGAATATAGTGAAGGAACATGTGGAAATTATGCGGACCTTTAATTTTTCACGATTCCATTTTTTACAGCCGTTTTTGTTCTATGGTTTATTTGCACTTGCAATCGTATATTTAATCAAAAAAGGAAATTGGTGGAAAAAATTAGCTTATCTAGCAATTGTGCTCCAACTGGTCGTCGTTTTCTCTAATAATTCCGAGATTTATTATCGTACGGGGAACGGGTCACCAAGCATTAATCAGTTCTATGCTACAGAACAAATGGAAGAAATTAAAAATTATATCGGTAAACCGCAGTCTAGTTATCGCGTTGGTAGCATTGGACTACATCCGTCCGTTTCTCAAGAAAATGGTTTTTATACTGTCGATGGCTATGTTAATTCCTATCCACTTGCTTATAAAAAAGCTTTCAGAAAAATTATTGCTGGTGAATTAGATAAGAGTCCAGTTTTAAAAGATTATTACGATAATTGGGGAAATCGTTGTTATTTATTTTCTGCTGAATTAGGGAAAAACTATGACTTCGGAAAAGACTCCAAAAAACATATTAAACAGCTAGATTTTAATTCGGAAGCTTTTAAAGCAGTTGGCGGCGAGTATCTATTATCTGCAGTACCAATTGATAATGCATCTGAAGTTGGCTTAAAATATGAAAAAGCCTTTAATAATAAAGAATCTTATTGGAAAATCTATTTATACAAAGTAAAAAATTAA
- a CDS encoding SGNH/GDSL hydrolase family protein, producing the protein MKKTIQSVGVWGDSIMKGVLFNPEKNRYTLLKNNCIKRASEKLGLTFQNHSTMGRTITKGHEILTKDLAKDATNDIAIIEFGGNDCDFNWTEVSENPTAEHIPSTPLDIFETQLLEMIARLKKLDIKPILMTLPPLHAKRYFDFITRDGLSKERILHFLGGDVQMIYRWQERYSNTISRIATETGSHIIDIRDSFLSEFHYENLLCADGIHPNEAGHIQMSRKFIQYASFH; encoded by the coding sequence ATGAAGAAAACCATTCAGTCAGTTGGTGTTTGGGGCGATAGTATTATGAAAGGCGTTCTTTTCAATCCAGAGAAAAATCGTTATACTTTGCTTAAAAACAACTGCATTAAACGTGCATCTGAAAAACTTGGCCTGACTTTTCAAAATCATTCCACAATGGGTCGTACGATAACAAAAGGTCATGAAATTCTAACAAAAGACTTAGCAAAAGATGCAACAAATGATATCGCCATCATTGAATTTGGCGGAAATGATTGTGATTTTAACTGGACGGAAGTATCTGAAAACCCGACAGCTGAACACATTCCTAGCACACCACTTGATATTTTTGAAACACAACTACTTGAAATGATTGCTCGATTAAAAAAATTAGATATTAAGCCAATTTTAATGACATTACCTCCCCTTCATGCGAAACGTTATTTTGATTTCATTACACGAGATGGGCTGAGCAAAGAGCGAATTCTACACTTTTTAGGGGGCGATGTACAAATGATTTATCGCTGGCAAGAAAGGTATAGCAATACTATTTCGCGAATCGCTACGGAAACAGGTAGTCATATTATCGATATTCGCGACAGTTTCCTTTCCGAATTTCATTATGAAAATTTGCTATGTGCAGATGGCATTCATCCAAACGAAGCTGGACATATCCAAATGTCACGCAAATTTATTCAATACGCAAGTTTCCACTAA